Proteins encoded in a region of the Vicia villosa cultivar HV-30 ecotype Madison, WI linkage group LG5, Vvil1.0, whole genome shotgun sequence genome:
- the LOC131606768 gene encoding mitogen-activated protein kinase kinase kinase 18-like, whose translation MKWKRGHVIGHGSTATVSLATTANGDVFAVKSSELSCSEPLKREERILSSISFPNSYLVAYRGCDISMENNNNTLMYNLFMEYMPFGSVSQHGGLLEEQTIVCYTRQIVKGLEHLHSKGLVHCDIKGANILIGEQGAKIGDFGCAKRVNEADAPIRGTPIFMAPEVARGEEQECPSDIWSLGCTIIEMFTGSSPWPNADDPISALFHIAYSNEVPLIPCLLSDQAKDFLGKCLRKNPKERFTASQLLKHPYLEELSSSAKQVVEPNSYSPTSILEQGFWSSMEESESLKFGNLIHTKSLETLVDDRIRRLTVEPCLARWHDNNDDVDENWITIRENEVDSFCNCGSELGSTSDELILKRLVESNVKDGISGHDFRDGSFVGSNFNFHVGIVKMLLPSTLDGL comes from the coding sequence ATGAAGTGGAAGAGAGGACATGTTATAGGCCATGGCTCAACCGCCACCGTCTCTCTTGCCACCACCGCTAACGGAGACGTCTTTGCCGTAAAGTCGTCGGAGCTATCGTGTTCCGAGCCTCTAAAGAGGGAGGAGAGAATTCTATCTTCTATATCTTTTCCCAATTCTTATTTGGTTGCTTACAGAGGGTGTGATATTTCtatggagaacaacaacaacacgcTCATGTACAATCTTTTCATGGAGTACATGCCATTCGGTTCGGTTAGTCAGCACGGTGGTCTACTCGAAGAGCAGACCATTGTATGCTATACAAGGCAAATTGTTAAAGGGTTAGAGCATTTACATTCAAAAGGATTGGTGCATTGTGACATCAAGGGTGCCAATATCTTGATTGGAGAACAAGGAGCCAAAATTGGAGACTTTGGATGTGCTAAGCGTGTAAATGAAGCTGACGCACCAATTCGCGGCACCCCGATTTTCATGGCACCGGAGGTGGCGCGCGGCGAGGAACAAGAATGTCCTAGTGATATCTGGTCACTTGGTTGCACTATAATCGAAATGTTCACCGGTTCTTCGCCGTGGCCTAATGCAGATGACCCTATTTCAGCACTTTTTCATATAGCATATTCCAATGAAGTTCCATTGATTCCATGTTTATTATCTGATCAAGCAAAGGACTTTTTAGGGAAATGTTTAAGGAAGAATCCAAAAGAGAGGTTTACAGCTAGTCAACTTTTGAAGCATCCATATCTTGAAGAGTTGAGTTCTAGTGCTAAGCAAGTTGTGGAACCTAATTCATATTCACCAACAAGTATTCTCGAACAAGGCTTTTGGagttcaatggaagaatcagagagCCTTAAGTTTGGCAATTTGATTCACACAAAAAGTCTTGAGACTTTGGTTGATGATAGAATCAGAAGGTTAACAGTTGAGCCTTGTTTGGCAAGGTGGCATGATAataatgatgatgttgatgaaaaTTGGATCACAATTAGAGAGAATGAAGTTGATAGTTTTTGCAATTGTGGGTCAGAATTAGGTTCAACAAGTGAtgagttgattttgaaaaggttgGTAGAAAGTAATGTGAAAGATGGAATTAGTGGGCATGATTTTAGGGATGGTAGTTTTGTAGGTAGTAATTTTAATTTTCATGTAGGTATTGTAAAGATGCTACTTCCATCAACATTAGATGGTTTATAA